From Macaca mulatta isolate MMU2019108-1 chromosome 1, T2T-MMU8v2.0, whole genome shotgun sequence, the proteins below share one genomic window:
- the GPR3 gene encoding G-protein coupled receptor 3 has product MMWGAGSPLAWLSAGSGNVNVSSVGPAEGPTGPAAPLPSPKAWDVVLCISGTLVSCENALVVAIIVGTPAFRAPMFLLVGSLAVADLLAGLGLVLYFAAVFCIGSAEMSLVLVGVLAMAFTASIGSLLAITVDRYLSLYNALTYYSETTVTRTYVMLALVWGGALGLGLLPVMAWNCLDGLTTCGVVYPLSKNHLVVLAIAFFMVFGIMLQLYAQICRIVCRHAQQIALQRHLLPASHYVATRKGIATLAVVLGAFAACWLPFTVYCLLGDAHSPPLYTYLTLLPATYNSMINPIIYAFRNQDVQKVLWAVCCCCSSSKIPFRSRSPSDV; this is encoded by the coding sequence ATGATGTGGGGTGCAGGCAGCCCTCTGGCCTGGCTCTCAGCTGGCTCAGGCAACGTGAATGTAAGCAGCGTGGGCCCAGCAGAGGGGCCCACAGGTCCAGCTGCACCGCTGCCCTCACCTAAGGCCTGGGATGTGGTGCTCTGCATCTCAGGCACCTTGGTGTCCTGCGAGAATGCACTAGTGGTGGCCATCATCGTGGGCACGCCCGCCTTCCGTGCCCCCATGTTCCTGCTGGTGGGCAGCCTGGCCGTGGCAGACCTGCTGGCAGGCCTGGGCCTGGTCCTGTACTTTGCTGCTGTCTTCTGCATCGGCTCAGCGGAGATGAGCCTGGTGTTGGTTGGCGTGCTGGCAATGGCCTTTACCGCCAGCATCGGCAGTCTACTGGCCATCACTGTTGACCGCTACCTTTCTCTGTACAATGCCCTCACCTACTATTCAGAGACAACAGTGACACGGACCTATGTGATGCTGGCCTTAGTGTGGGGAGGTGCCCTGGGCCTGGGGCTGCTGCCTGTGATGGCCTGGAACTGCCTGGATGGCCTGACCACATGTGGCGTGGTTTATCCACTCTCCAAGAACCATCTGGTAGTCCTGGCCATTGCCTTCTTCATGGTGTTTGGCATCATGCTGCAGCTCTACGCCCAAATCTGCCGCATCGTCTGCCGCCATGCCCAGCAGATTGCCCTCCAGCGGCACCTGCTGCCTGCCTCCCACTATGTGGCCACCCGCAAGGGCATTGCCACACTGGCCGTGGTGCTTGGAGCCTTTGCCGCCTGCTGGTTGCCCTTCACTGTCTACTGCCTGCTGGGTGATGCCCACTCTCCGCCTCTCTACACCTATCTTACCTTGCTCCCCGCCACCTACAACTCCATGATCAACCCTATCATCTATGCCTTCCGCAACCAGGATGTGCAGAAAGTGCTGTGGGCTGTCTGCTGCTGCTGTTCCTCTTCCAAGATACCCTTCCGATCCCGCTCCCCCAGTGATGTCTAG